GCAAGACCACGCTGACCAAGCTGCTGCTGCGCCTCTCGGACATCCAGGACGGTCGGATCCTGGTGGACGGCCAGGACATCTCGGCCTGCACCCAGCAGAGCCTCCGCCGGCAGATCGCCTATGTGCCGCAGGAGGCGCTGCTCTTCCATCGTTCCATCCGCGAGAACATCGCCTACGGTCGTCCGGACGCCACCGATGCCGAGATCCGTGCCGCCGCGGCCGACGCCAACGCGCTCGAGTTCATCGACCGGCTGCCGCAGGGCTTCGACACGATGGTGGGCGAGAGGGGCATCAAGCTCTCGGGCGGCCAGCGCCAGCGCGTGGCCATCGCCCGTGCCATCCTCATCGACGCGCCGATCCTCGTGCTCGACGAGGCCACGAGCGCGCTCGACTCCGAGAGCGAGGCGGCCGTGCAGGGGGCCCTCGTGAACCTCATGCATGGACGCACGTCCATCGTGGTGGCGCACCGGCTCTCGACGGTGGCCTCGCTCGATCGCATCGTGGTGCTCGAGGACGGTGCAATCGTGGAGGACGGCACGCACGACGAGCTCATCGCCGCGGACGGCGAGTACGCCATGCTCTGGGGCCGCCAGACGGGTGCCTTCCTCGACGCGGAGTAGTCGTAGCTGTGCGCGGAGGGGGGGCCGACCCCGCACGCCTCGTCCGCCCTGCCTCCTGCCCGCGTCCCGTACGAGCTCCGCCCCGCCGAGAAGAACGAGGCGGTCGCCCCATCCTCTGGGACGACCACCTTCGTGCCGACCGATCGGCTCGCCGTCTACGAGGCGAGCGTCTTGAGGTAGGCGATGATGTCGTCCGACTCATACATGGGCTTGCCGTCAATGAACAGGCAGGGGACCTGTTTCTTGCCGCCAACGCGTACGAGTTCGTCGGCGGCCTCGGGGTCGCGCAGAATGTCGCGCTTCTTCAGCGTGATGCCGTTCTGCGCGATGAATTGCATGACCTTGCGGCAGTAGGGGCAGGTGTCCTTCTTGTAGAGTACGAGGTCGGGCATGGGGTCTCCTCTCGGTCGCGGCACCTGGGGCGCCGCCTCATCGGTTGCTTCCTTACTGCGTATCCCCCCAAACGGTTGCTCCCATTCGCAGCGAGCCGAGCTCGACCATCCTGATGGGCCGGCGGGCGCAGGTGGCGGCAGGAGGGTCAGCACACAGCGCGCCGACCTTGTTCACTTTGTGGGCCCCACCCGCTCGCCTGCTATACTGGTCCCATCAACGAGCGGTTCTCGACAACGTAAGTCCAGTTGACGCAGCCGCACGCCCATAAGGACTCCCGTGTGGCTGCCAGATGCCCAAGCCTCACGGAAGGTCGGTCCCCTGCATGTCACAATCTGCGTCCCGCCCCACATCCAGCCATATGCCGCTGCTGGTGGTGATGTATGCCTCCGCGTTCGTCGCGGCCTTCAACGAGAACATCATCAACGTCGCGCTCGTCGACATCATGGGCGACCTCTCCGTGGGGGCCACCACCGCGCAGTGGCTCATCACCGGCTACATGGTCCTCGCCTCCATCGTCACGGCCTCGATGGCGTTCCTCTCGCGTCGCCTCTCCACCCGGAGGCTCTTCTTCGTGGCCTCCGCCTGCCTGCTCGTGGGTGAGGTCGCCTGCTATGTGGCGCCGACCTTCGCGGTGCTGCTGCCGTGCCGCATCATCCAGGCCA
This genomic stretch from Atopobiaceae bacterium harbors:
- a CDS encoding glutaredoxin, whose protein sequence is MPDLVLYKKDTCPYCRKVMQFIAQNGITLKKRDILRDPEAADELVRVGGKKQVPCLFIDGKPMYESDDIIAYLKTLAS